The segment CAACTACGCCTCCTGCTGTTCGAAATGATGTGCTCCGgggcctctcccctctcctctgcttgctACAGTCCATAATCCCCTGCAGTGAATCACCTTGTTCTACCTCTGTTCTCATGGGCTCTGAGCTGGAGAGGAGGCTAACTAGAGGCAGCGAGCGTGGCTGTCGGGATCCTTGTCTGCATCAGTAAAAAGCAGGAAAAGCCCTCCCTCACCTGGCCCTGCCAGGATGTTGTGTGAAAAGAGATGGGAAAGGCTTGGAGAAAAATAACCAGGCAGCCAGGAGAAGCCCTGTCCAGATGAAAGCAAGAGATCCCAAGAATGGCCCTGGATGGTGCGGGCCGTCCTGACCTCTGAAAGACTCATCCCGCTGGGTCAGCGGCCCTGGGCAGGAGGATGGCATGGGGgtgaggtgtgtgtggggagtCGGCCAGAGGAGTGGTGGGCAGCCAGAGGCCAGTGCCCTGCTCACCCTGCTCCATGTCGAACACGTCCATCGTCCGGAGGAACTTGGGCTGCCGGTAGAGCCGAGCCTGCCTCAGGCCTCCCAGGCTGTACAGCCGGTCATCTAAGGTCACAAAGCTGGAGAAGGCCCGCTTGCAGGGGATGTTGGGGAACTTGGTCCAGGAGCGAGTCTCGATGTCAAAGACCTCAAAGGCGTTCACTGCAGTACTTGGACTGTCGTCCCCCTGGAGGCCAGAACTGGGATTGGAGGGGTGGAAGAGGCTGGGTTTCCCCCTGTGCCCATTCCCCCCAATGGGATAgggagctccctgagggctgggGCATCATGATTACCCCCCAGTGCCCAGGAGATGCTCAGCACACAGGCACTGCTTCCCAGAGGGACTGAcccaagggagggaaggagagacagataACTCATCCTCACCTAGCACATAGATCTTGGAGCCTCGGAGGAAGGAGGTTGCAGCGTATCTTGGGGTGGGCATGGGTGCTAGTGACACCCACATGTCCTTGAGCATGTCATAGTGTTGGAGATGGTTGTGTGGACGGAGGTCCAGGCCCATCCCGCCTGCCGCATACACTCGGTAGTCTAAGGAGAAAGGCCACACACAACCCCTGGCTCAGCTCATGGCCACTCTGAGACAGGCCCATCGGTAACCACCTGCTTGGCCAGGCTCCATTAACCCCCTGAACACCAGCACCAAGGCCAGGCCAGGTTCTCCACCACTGTTGTGCCAGAGTGAGGTTGATGGAACCACGGAAAGTCTCTGGCAGGTTGAGCCCGGGTCTTCCTGAAGCCATGTCAGGCCTGCATGCCTTCATCTCCCTCCGTGtccagccctgggctgagccGCCCAAAGGGTGGACCGTGATGGGGTTGAGGCCTGGACCACCCTTGTCCCCTCCATGGCAGCCAGAAGGGATGCCAAAGAGGAGGGGGTATTCCTCCAATGCCCTTCAGCAGTGGCCTGTTCCTTAGGCATTCCCAGGTCAGAACTCTCTAGACCAGCTGGAGCCTTGGGAAATGAGGTCATCCCTGCTGTCGTTGGCCTTGTGGGATGCTGGACTGCTGCTGGTTCTCTCTGTCCTCAACCCCCATGGGGGATTGCCATCCTCCTTCACACACTGGGAGGCTTCTGGGCTCCAGAAGGCATCGTGTGCTTAGATGGGATAGGGTTAGGGGTGAATGTGGGTGAGGCCTTGAGGACACAAAGCTAGCCCCTTTAAGGAGCCCTGCCAGGGCAGGAAGCTGGGCACCCTGACAGGTGagttctcttccattttctgttgCTCTTGGGGTGCTGAGAACCTTTCAAGGTACATTCCTGACTCACTGCATCAGACAGGATGAGCAAGGCATCCGTGTTtccctgggcctcaccccagTGCCTCCTATGGCCTACCAGAGACACGGCTGCCcttgctcccccaccccagaggcCACACTTCTTCCCGGGGACCCACCCCTGCCTGGGAATCCGTCTTCCAGTAGCCAGTCCTCACCGCTTCTGGCTCTAAGAGGCTTTTATTCTTCAAGAGAATTACAGGGATGAGTACTACTTCTTTCTATTCAGTACTACTTCTAGTcttactgaaaaaggaaaaaaaaaatcccagcagtAGCCTGAGGTCAGGAGACTGGGCCTGCTAGTATTAGAAGGATTTCCCTTACACAAGCTCTGCCTCTCCTATCTGTTTGTCACCCAAAACACACCTCCAGCGGAGAACCCTTGGTCCACGCCACACACCACTGCTCCTATGCTGGCTCCTACTCATCCCTTCACATTCGCCTGGGTGTCCCCCAACTGCAAAGCTGGGCCGAGAGCACTGGGTCCGTGCCTCCCACGGCACTGGCTTCACCCTATTTGCCAAACGTTACCGAAATAATCCTTGTCTGCTTCTTCCAATAAGTTGTTAGAGAATTTGTTAATCTGAGGCACCAGCATCTGTTTCCATGCCCGACACACAGGCATGTGAAAGCTTATCAGACGAACTGCTAAACCCATTCAGGGCCACAGTGAAGAGCACGGGCTCCATCATTACTCactagcagtgtgaccttgggcaaggtacTCAAACTCCTTGGGACCCACACTGCTTCTAAATGAGGATAATCATAGCACTTACCTCATCACACAGGTTGTGAGATCAGAGGggctaaaatatataaagcacctaTGGTAAGGACTCAATAAATCTTTGTTCTTAATCTTTCAGCAGCATTTATCGAGGCCTGAAGACAAAGGAAtaccctttccctctctttttccccacgGGCCTCCAGGGTTCCCATCCTTCTCACCGAGAGTTCACCACGGAGGCCCCACCGGCCACTGCCCTGAGGGATTCTGGGTTAGAGTTTCTCACTGGTCACCTTCACCGGTCAGACCCAGACTGACCATTCTGAGAGCAGGGGCCAGgtcttctgcctctttccttcttccctgggACCTAGAACTGTGCCAGGGACAGAGCGAGTGCTCAAGAAAGACTGGTCCCTGATCTACAGTAGACTCAACAGGCAAATGGGATGGTTTTGcaagagagggagtgagggttCCATCCCACCAAAGCTGTCTGAGTTGCATTTGGGGGTCTTCTAATTCCTGTTGGACCATTTCCCATAAAATCCTTTGTGTTTCAGCAAAAGAGCTTTGGAGCCCCCTCCATGCTCTGGGCTGTACCAGGCCCAGTGAGAAAGAAATGGGGCACTTTGAGAAAGAAGGCCAGATGACCTTGTGGTTAGCACACGCACAGCCCAAGATCTGTGAATCTGGAAAAGATGCTGCAGGAGTAGGACTCTCTGGAACATTCCAGTCTCCATTTCTTAGTATCTTTGAGattaggaggcagagggagaggttgagCATAGTGGGAAAGGCCCCGGGGTCAGGCCTCATGGCCCCACTAGTGGGGCCTGGGGATGGTACAAGGAGGCAGCGAACATCCCCAGGACCCCAAATACGCGTCTGGAGGTGGTGGCACCTCAAAGGAAAATTTCAGGGCATGAGCTGTTGTGAGTGGGAGGCTGTCACTCCGCTGAAAGAAGGGGTCTGCAGAGACATTGCACTAAGCCTCCAGCTCTCCTCTTTGGCCAGGCCCACCCAGCCTGTTGGGAGGAGCCTGGTGGAGTGGAGTTCTGGCATCATATGGAATTACTAGACACTCCCCCTGCTGAGTctgtttcccatctgtaaaacaaggcCGGTGCTCAGTATCTATCGTAGGGATCAAACGGGACAGTGGCTCCCCGGCTCAGTGTTGGTTTCCATGCGCCCCCGCCGtgaccccccacccctctccgcGCCCTCCCCCGGCCCTGGCCCCACTCGCCTTTGGCGGTGACCGAGATGCCCATGGCGGCCTCGCGCAGCACGCTCCTCCTCTTCCACTTGCCCTCATCGATGTTGTACATCTCCACGACCTTCAGGGGCAGCTGGCTGGTGCCCACACCCCCGATCACCATGATCCGCTTCCCCAGGGCGGTGGCGGCCACCCCGGCCCGGGCCGTGGGCAGGCGGGGCAGGGCGGTCCACCGGTCGGCCTCGGGGGAGTAGACCTCAAAGCAGTCCACGGGGACGCCGCTGTCGTCACACCCCCCGATGGCATAGACCTGCCCCCCGCTCTCCAGCAGGGAGCAGTAGACCCGGCGGCTGGGCAGCGGCGCCAGGCGCTTCCACTGGAAGTCCTTGACGCTCGGCAGCTCCATGGCGCCGCGGGGGGTGCGAGCCGGGGGCGCGAGCCGGGGGCCGCCCGCTACTCCGCGCGCCCTGGCGCCGCCTCCATCTGGCTCGCGTGCGCCGGCTCCCGCCCGACCCCGGGCAGGGGCCCCGACGCCGGGCAGCGCTCGCCAGGCCCTGCAGACTGCGCGGTCCGGCGGCGTCCGCGCCCGGCCCTGCGGGAGGGATGGGGCGCATCAAGGGGGTCGGGCCGCGCCCTCGCCTCCTCGCGCCGCCCGcgggctcccggctccccggTCCTCGCCAACTTTGAAGCGGGGACGCGGCGGCATCGCGCCCCGCAGCGccgtgtcccccccaccccagcccctccgGGAGGGCGCCTCGGAGGCccgggggcgcgcgcggggcgggggcttTCCGGGGCTCGCGGCGCCCGGCGGCCTCCCCGCGGAGCCAGGAGGGAGCCCCGCTGCGcgcccccggctccccgccccgcgccccgcgccccgcgccccgcgcccccgcgcccgcgcccgcgccccgcgcccgcgcccgcgcccgcgcccgcgcccgcgccacTTACACAGCCAGGCCCGAGGAGCGCGGCGGCGAGGCGCTCACAGCGCATCGGCCGGGAGCGGGGGCccccgggcggcggggcgcggggccggggcgcgctGGCCTTCCCCAGCCCGCAGCCGCCGTCACACTCGCAGGCGACGAGAGGCAGAGAAGGCACGAGCGACGCGGAGAAGCGGAGCCGCCCCGGGAGgaggcccgccccgcccgcccgcccgcccgcagccgCCACACCTGTGCGGGAGGCCGCGTGCGCCCGGGCGCGGAGCGGGGGCCGGGCCGTGACCCTGTGCGGACGCGCGGGCAGCGCCGGCCCCGGGAGCCGCTCACCTTGTCTGCGGGGTCAGGGGAGGCGGGACGCCGGAGCCGGAACCCAGCGGACCGGCCTAGACTCCCCGCGGCGTGCGGGTGGGCGGTTTGTGAGTGTTTGTTTGGGATGAGGAGTGAGGAGGCGGAGAGTCCAATTACCCGGTTTATCCACAGTACACAGACCCGGTTCGTGACAGGCTGGCTCGACAGCCAGCTtcgctgggggtggggagggggaggtatGATCAAATGGTTTCACCGAATGGAAACAAGTTCCATGGGCGTGACACGCGCAGACCTGACACAGGTGCACCCAAACATAAGGTGGACACTGTCCTGCACGCCTCTGCGTGACTTAACTAACGCATCACCCGACCCTCTCCCACCTGGAAGCAGACAGAGTAGCTGACAGATGCACAGATATGTGGATGCGTAACCAGAGACACCAACAGTTAGACGAACACATAAGCCagaagctccccccccccccaattccaTCCCTTCTTCACACACCTTGAGAAGGGGAAACTGGATAGTCCATGTGGACACTCAGCAGCAGCACCCGGGGCTTGCCTTATAGTTTTCTCATCCGTAGGCCCCTGTAACAAAGTTGCCTGTGACACCAGTGGGCCACCTGACCTGGTGGGCTGCAAAACCTGCGGGGTCCCCCTTCTCCTCGGCTGCCTTCAATATAGTCAGGTCTTGAAACACTCAGGCTTGGGAGTCTGACAGACCTGGGCTTGAATTCAGGCTCTGAACTTATTTAACTACGCTGAGACCCAATTtccttatattattattatattttaaatttttttatttatttatgatagtcacagagagagagagagagagaggcagagacacaggcagagggagaagcaggctccatgcaccgggagcccgacgtgggattcgatcccgggtctccaggatcgcgccctgggccaaaggcaggcgccaaaccgctgcaccacccagggatccctccttatattattattttaagaaatatttatttatttatttattatttatttatttatttatttatttatttgagagacagcaagcatgagtagggggagaggcagagggagccccatttggggctcaactccaggacctggagattgtgacccaagcagaaggcagatgctcagtcgcctgagccatccaggtgcccctcatattattttatcttttacttgGAGATAAATTGTAGATTTACATGCAATAGTAGGAAATAATGCCCTTTATCCAGTTTCCCTAGATGGTAACATCTTGCGAAATTTATAGCACAGTAGTATCACAACCAGGCTATGGAACTTGATCAGGGAaggtacagaacatttccatGCAAGGATTCTTCATGTTGAGTCTTTATACCCACacctactcccccccccccctttctctccaaCCCCTGGCAGctactaatctgttctccatttctataattcagtcatttcaagaatgttatataaatagaatggtacagtatgtaacctttggGGATGGACTACCCATAGCCGTCCTG is part of the Canis lupus dingo isolate Sandy chromosome 38, ASM325472v2, whole genome shotgun sequence genome and harbors:
- the KLHDC8A gene encoding LOW QUALITY PROTEIN: kelch domain-containing protein 8A (The sequence of the model RefSeq protein was modified relative to this genomic sequence to represent the inferred CDS: deleted 1 base in 1 codon); this encodes MELPSVKDFQWKRLAPLPSRRVYCSLLESGGQVYAIGGCDDSGVPVDCFEVYSPEADRWTALPRLPTARAGVAATALGKRIMVIGGVGTSQLPLKVVEMYNIDEGKWKRRSVLREAAMGISVTAKDYRVYAAGGMGLDLRPHNHLQHYDMLKDMWVSLAPMPTPRYAATSFLRGSKIYVLGGRQSKYAVNAFEVFDIETRSWTKFPNIPCKRAFSSFVTLDDRLYSLGGLRQARLYRQPKFLRTMDVFDMEQGGWLKMERSFFLKKRRADFVAGSLSGRVIVAGGLGNQPTVLETAEAFHPGKNKWEVLPPMPTPRCACSSIVIKNCLLAVGGVNQGLSDTVEALCVSDS